From the Nocardiopsis changdeensis genome, one window contains:
- a CDS encoding TetR/AcrR family transcriptional regulator, giving the protein MASKRNVEDSILDAARACVVDFGVRRTTLTDVARRAGVSRPTVYRRWPDVTALVADLLTRELRRILLEEEMAAEHDLAEESVRVRLVLHAAGVARAMLRHPLFTRIVDTEPELMTTYTFQRLGTSHRAALEILEPVIAQGQAEGSVRAGDPAVLARLVMVTAQNTVTSRHLFADLLDEEALVDELATLVDGYLAP; this is encoded by the coding sequence ATGGCGTCAAAACGTAACGTTGAAGACAGCATTCTCGACGCGGCCCGTGCCTGTGTCGTGGACTTCGGGGTGCGCCGCACCACGCTGACCGACGTCGCCCGCCGCGCCGGGGTCAGCCGGCCGACCGTCTACCGTCGCTGGCCCGACGTCACCGCGCTGGTGGCGGACCTGCTCACCCGGGAGCTGCGGCGGATCCTCCTGGAGGAGGAGATGGCCGCCGAGCACGACCTCGCCGAGGAGAGCGTCCGGGTCCGGCTGGTGCTGCACGCGGCCGGGGTGGCCCGGGCGATGCTGCGCCACCCGCTGTTCACCCGCATCGTCGACACCGAGCCCGAGCTCATGACCACCTACACGTTTCAGCGCCTGGGCACGAGCCACCGGGCCGCCCTGGAGATCCTCGAACCCGTGATCGCCCAGGGGCAGGCCGAGGGGTCGGTCCGCGCCGGGGACCCGGCGGTGCTGGCCCGCCTGGTCATGGTCACCGCGCAGAACACCGTGACCTCGCGCCACCTGTTCGCCGACCTCCTCGACGAGGAGGCGCTCGTCGACGAGCTGGCCACCCTCGTCGACGGCTACCTGGCGCCCTGA
- a CDS encoding FAD-binding oxidoreductase yields the protein MADDTTPRTAPEMSWFAWGDPARARELDPGLRDLIAQVLRARLDERPPVPEEAVELAPSALTERARAALAAVVGGEHVRTDDAARLRHAGGKSTPDLLLRRSGAADPAPDAVLYPAGHDEVQRLLEVCSAERIAVVPFGGGTSVVGGLTPLRGRFGSVVALDLRRLDRLVSLDATSMTAVLEAGVRGPAAEELLARHGLMLGHLPQSHEYATIGGYAATRSSGQASSGYGRFEDMVVSLRAATPRGTLEAGGAPASAAGPDLRRLLLGSEGTLGVITEVGVRVRPLPETVLDEAWSFPDFATGVDALRALAQSDTRPTMARILDESETFVGAALGGHETRPGCQAVLGFEGTAAEVAARSAAVREVLARAGGTPLGAGPVAHWRENRFSSPYLRDTLLSAGVLAETLETAASWTDLLPLYSAVTGALTAALEGDEGGVVVMCHVSHTYPTGASLYFTVATAAGGDPLARWEGAKRAASDAIVANGGTITHHHAVGTDHRPWMAAEIGPLGAEVLRAVKAALDPEGVLNPGKLIPDARD from the coding sequence ATGGCTGACGACACCACACCCCGCACCGCCCCCGAGATGAGCTGGTTCGCCTGGGGGGACCCCGCCAGGGCCCGGGAGCTGGACCCCGGACTGCGCGACCTCATCGCCCAGGTGCTGCGCGCCCGGCTCGACGAGCGTCCCCCCGTCCCCGAGGAGGCGGTGGAGCTGGCGCCCTCCGCCCTCACCGAACGGGCCCGCGCCGCGCTGGCCGCGGTCGTGGGCGGGGAGCACGTCCGCACCGACGACGCGGCCCGGCTGCGCCACGCGGGCGGCAAGAGCACCCCCGACCTGCTGCTGCGCCGGTCGGGGGCGGCCGACCCCGCGCCCGACGCCGTGCTCTACCCCGCCGGCCACGACGAGGTGCAGAGGCTGCTGGAGGTCTGCTCCGCCGAGCGGATCGCCGTGGTGCCCTTCGGCGGCGGCACCAGCGTCGTCGGCGGGCTGACCCCGCTGCGCGGCCGCTTCGGCTCCGTCGTCGCCCTGGACCTGCGCCGCCTGGACCGGCTGGTCTCCCTGGACGCCACCTCGATGACCGCCGTCCTGGAGGCGGGCGTGCGCGGACCGGCGGCCGAGGAGCTGCTGGCCCGGCACGGGCTGATGCTCGGCCACCTGCCGCAGAGCCACGAGTACGCGACCATCGGCGGGTACGCCGCCACCCGCTCCAGCGGCCAGGCGTCCTCCGGGTACGGCCGGTTCGAGGACATGGTGGTGTCGCTGCGCGCGGCGACCCCGCGCGGGACCCTGGAGGCGGGCGGCGCCCCGGCGTCGGCGGCCGGGCCCGACCTGCGCCGGCTGCTGCTCGGCTCGGAGGGCACGCTGGGCGTGATCACGGAGGTCGGTGTACGGGTGCGTCCCCTGCCCGAAACGGTCCTGGACGAGGCGTGGTCGTTCCCCGACTTCGCCACGGGGGTGGACGCCCTGCGCGCCCTGGCCCAGTCCGACACCCGGCCCACCATGGCGCGGATCCTGGACGAGTCCGAGACGTTCGTGGGCGCCGCCCTGGGCGGGCACGAGACGCGGCCGGGCTGCCAGGCCGTGCTCGGGTTCGAGGGCACCGCAGCCGAGGTGGCCGCCCGCTCCGCGGCGGTGCGCGAGGTGCTGGCACGGGCGGGCGGCACCCCGCTGGGCGCGGGTCCGGTGGCGCACTGGCGGGAGAACCGCTTCTCCTCCCCCTACCTGCGCGACACCCTGCTGTCGGCGGGCGTGCTCGCCGAGACCCTGGAGACGGCGGCGAGCTGGACCGACCTGCTGCCGCTGTACTCCGCCGTCACCGGTGCCCTGACCGCGGCGCTGGAGGGGGACGAGGGCGGGGTCGTGGTGATGTGCCACGTGTCGCACACCTACCCGACCGGGGCGTCCCTGTACTTCACGGTGGCGACGGCGGCGGGCGGGGACCCCCTGGCGCGCTGGGAGGGAGCCAAGCGCGCCGCCTCCGACGCGATCGTCGCGAACGGGGGGACCATCACCCACCACCACGCGGTGGGCACCGACCACCGGCCGTGGATGGCCGCGGAGATCGGCCCGCTGGGCGCGGAGGTGCTGCGGGCGGTCAAGGCGGCGCTGGACCCGGAGGGCGTGCTCAACCCGGGCAAGCTCATCCCGGACGCGCGGGACTGA
- a CDS encoding glycerol-3-phosphate dehydrogenase/oxidase — protein sequence MSSSTSLNAARRSADLAALEAGAGIDVLVVGGGVTGAGAALDAASRGLSTVLVERRDLAFGTSRWSSKLVHGGLRYLAKGRVGIAYESARERDLLMRTTAPHLVRPLPMVVPVHRDLGGLPGGLLARAGMGMGDVLRRLAGTPASVLPRPRLLDAARTRRLLPGVEAEGLLGGVLTFDGQLVDDARLVLALARTAAGLGARIITRCSAETVTADGAVLRDEETGRPLPVRPRAVINATGVHADLLDPGIRLSPSRGSHLVLDGAVLGHPRVALTVPVEGAPGRFVFALPQPDGRIFLGLTDEAVDGPAPHVPEVPEEDVDFLLRQANRALRTPIRRSDVLGAFAGLRPLLHGDADSADLSREHSVTVAPNGAVTVVGGKLTTYRAMAQEAVDAAVSRHRLPAGPCRTRALPLVGAAPREELDAVDAPRRLVARYGTEAPAVLAEAGGDPALLEPVAAGITGAELRFGVRHEGALDADDLLERRTRIALVDADRAAARPTAEEALAAGV from the coding sequence ATGAGCAGCAGCACCTCCCTGAACGCCGCCCGCCGGTCCGCCGACCTCGCCGCCCTGGAGGCCGGGGCGGGGATCGACGTCCTCGTCGTCGGCGGCGGGGTGACCGGCGCGGGCGCCGCCCTGGACGCCGCCTCCCGGGGGCTGTCCACCGTGCTCGTCGAACGCCGGGACCTGGCCTTCGGCACCAGCCGGTGGAGCTCCAAGCTGGTCCACGGCGGCCTGCGCTACCTCGCCAAGGGGCGGGTCGGCATCGCCTACGAGAGCGCCCGCGAACGCGACCTCCTCATGCGGACCACCGCCCCCCACCTGGTGCGCCCGCTGCCCATGGTCGTCCCCGTCCACCGGGACCTGGGCGGGCTGCCCGGCGGGCTGCTGGCCCGGGCCGGGATGGGCATGGGCGACGTGCTGCGCCGCCTGGCCGGGACCCCCGCGTCGGTGCTGCCCCGCCCCCGCCTGCTGGACGCCGCCCGCACCCGCAGGCTCCTGCCCGGGGTGGAGGCCGAGGGATTGCTCGGCGGAGTCCTGACCTTCGACGGCCAGCTCGTCGACGACGCCCGCCTGGTGCTGGCCCTGGCCCGCACCGCCGCCGGGCTGGGCGCGCGGATCATCACGCGCTGCTCGGCCGAGACCGTCACGGCCGACGGCGCGGTACTGCGCGACGAGGAGACCGGCCGCCCGCTGCCGGTGCGCCCGCGCGCCGTCATCAACGCCACCGGGGTCCACGCCGACCTGCTCGACCCGGGCATCCGGCTCAGCCCCAGCCGGGGCAGCCACCTGGTGCTGGACGGCGCCGTCCTGGGGCACCCCAGGGTGGCGCTCACCGTCCCGGTGGAGGGGGCCCCGGGCCGGTTCGTCTTCGCCCTGCCCCAGCCCGACGGGCGGATCTTCCTGGGCCTGACCGACGAGGCCGTCGACGGTCCCGCCCCGCACGTGCCCGAGGTCCCCGAGGAGGACGTGGACTTCCTGCTGCGCCAGGCCAACCGTGCGCTGCGGACGCCGATCCGCCGGTCGGACGTCCTGGGGGCGTTCGCCGGGCTGCGCCCGCTGCTGCACGGCGACGCCGACAGCGCCGACCTGTCCCGCGAGCACTCGGTGACGGTCGCCCCCAACGGCGCGGTCACGGTGGTCGGCGGCAAGCTCACCACCTACCGGGCGATGGCGCAGGAGGCCGTGGACGCCGCGGTGTCCCGGCACCGGCTGCCCGCCGGCCCCTGCCGGACCCGGGCCCTGCCGCTGGTCGGCGCCGCCCCCCGGGAGGAGCTGGACGCCGTGGATGCGCCGCGCCGCCTGGTCGCCCGCTACGGGACCGAGGCGCCCGCGGTGCTGGCCGAGGCCGGGGGCGACCCCGCCCTGCTGGAGCCGGTCGCCGCCGGGATCACCGGGGCCGAACTGCGGTTCGGGGTGCGCCACGAGGGCGCGCTGGACGCGGACGACCTGCTGGAGCGGCGCACCCGGATCGCGCTGGTCGACGCCGACCGCGCGGCCGCGCGGCCGACGGCCGAGGAGGCGCTGGCGGCCGGGGTCTGA